One window from the genome of Amaranthus tricolor cultivar Red isolate AtriRed21 chromosome 9, ASM2621246v1, whole genome shotgun sequence encodes:
- the LOC130824587 gene encoding indole-3-pyruvate monooxygenase YUCCA2-like, protein MEPVKEMAAKLAHDPHQQTPSVRQVFLPGPLIVGAGPSGLAVAACLKERGIPRVILERAHCLGSLWKFRTYDRLRLHLPKQFCQLPYLPFPDHYPTYPSKEQFSTYLDSYAQHFNLKPVFGQAVVKAEYDTRLKLWRVRACGPKKEMIEYVCKWLIVATGENAEAYEPEFEGRDNFVGPIIHSTEYKSGHEFNGKKVLVVGCGNSGMELCLDLCNHNAYPSMVVRDSVHILPQEILGVSTFGMSMWLLKWFPLKVVDQILLLISRLMLGDTSQLGIDRPTIGPLQYKNISGKTPVLDVGTLAEVKAGNIKVFPGIKKFTHQGVEFVDGRTKNFDVIILATGYKSNVPSWLQDTKMFLENDGYPVKQFPDGWKGEKGLYAVGFTKRGLLGITHDAIKIAQDIERDWITQAKHLISTKINRLSKQSNDIEDNYI, encoded by the exons ATGGAGCCCGTCAAAGAAATGGCAGCAAAGCTAGCTCATGACCCACATCAACAAACTCCGTCAGTACGGCAAGTGTTTCTCCCTGGCCCCTTAATAGTCGGGGCAGGCCCATCAGGCCTTGCAGTGGCTGCATGCTTAAAGGAGAGGGGGATCCCTAGGGTTATTCTAGAGCGAGCCCATTGTCTGGGCTCGCTCTGGAAATTTCGAACCTATGATCGGCTTAGACTCCACCTTCCGAAGCAATTCTGTCAGCTTCCGTACCTCCCATTCCCAGATCACTACCCTACTTACCCTTCCAAGGAGCAGTTTAGCACTTACCTAGACTCCTACGCTCAGCACTTTAACCTAAAGCCCGTTTTCGGACAGGCTGTTGTTAAGGCTGAGTACGATACTAGGCTCAAGCTATGGCGAGTTCGGGCCTGCGGGCCAAAGAAGGAGATGATTGAGTATGTATGTAAATGGTTGATAGTAGCAACAGGAGAGAATGCAGAAGCTTATGAGCCTGAGTTTGAAGGAAGAGATAATTTTGTAGGGCCCATAATACATTCAACTGAGTATAAGAGTGGGCATGAGTTTAATGGAAAGAAGGTTTTGGTAGTTGGGTGTGGAAATTCTGGTATGGAACTTTGCTTGGATCTTTGTAATCATAATGCTTATCCTTCCATGGTTGTTAGGGATTCT gtaCATATATTGCCACAAGAAATACTAGGTGTTTCAACTTTTGGAATGTCAATGTGGTTGTTAAAGTGGTTTCCACTTAAGGTAGTGGATCAAATATTGCTCCTAATCTCTCGTCTAATGCTTGGTGATACGTCCCAATTAGGGATAGATAGGCCGACAATTGGTCCCCTTCAATACAAGAACATCTCTGGAAAAACTCCTGTGTTGGATGTTGGGACACTTGCCGAAGTCAAAGCTGGAAACATTAAG GTTTTTCCAggaattaaaaaatttacacaTCAAGGGGTAGAGTTTGTTGATGGAAGAACTAAGaattttgatgttattatcCTTGCAACTGGTTATAAAAGCAACGTACCATCTTGGCTACAA GACACTAAGATGTTCTTAGAGAATGATGGATATCCGGTGAAACAATTTCCAGATGGATGGAAAGGAGAGAAAGGGCTATATGCAGTAGGGTTTACAAAACGTGGGTTGCTTGGTATAACTCATGATGCTATCAAAATTGCACAAGATATTGAACGAGATTGGATCACTCAAGCAAAGCATTTGATTTCTACAAAAATCAATCGTTTAAGTAAACAATCAAATGACATTGAAGATAATTATATTTAG